A DNA window from Halomicrobium mukohataei DSM 12286 contains the following coding sequences:
- a CDS encoding mechanosensitive ion channel family protein — MKRPVGYGSLLLAAVLAVGAAYADLLPVEGVVGGVPTPLVVAQALSAAAILFASYGLYMLTRRVLVDNAPTKRRGHDVRNVLRLAFGAATVIALLGVLTQQWVGVLFSLGVVGFAVTFALQQPLFSAIGWLYIMVKRPYQVGDRVAIEDSRGDVVEVDFLVTTLWEIDGGLVSSNQPSGRIITLPNSVVLSSHVANYTREEFPYVWNELTVQVAYETELEYARERMITIADDYLGDEMAARIETYRERLSETPVELEVRDRPSVNVVQQESWVELRLRYLVHPRRGQRVRNELYERILADFNEAPDRVRFPVSRNR; from the coding sequence GTGAAACGACCCGTCGGCTACGGCTCGCTCCTGCTCGCCGCCGTCCTGGCTGTCGGTGCCGCGTACGCAGATCTGCTTCCGGTCGAGGGCGTGGTCGGTGGGGTGCCGACGCCGCTCGTCGTCGCACAGGCGCTCTCGGCGGCTGCGATCCTGTTCGCGAGCTACGGGCTCTACATGTTGACGCGGCGCGTCCTGGTGGACAACGCACCGACCAAACGCCGCGGCCACGACGTTCGAAACGTGCTCCGGCTGGCGTTCGGAGCCGCGACGGTGATCGCGCTGCTGGGCGTGCTCACCCAGCAGTGGGTCGGCGTCCTCTTCTCGCTGGGCGTCGTCGGCTTCGCCGTCACGTTCGCGCTCCAGCAACCGCTGTTCTCGGCCATCGGGTGGCTGTACATCATGGTCAAGCGGCCCTATCAGGTCGGGGACCGCGTCGCGATCGAGGATTCCAGAGGGGACGTGGTCGAGGTCGACTTCCTCGTGACGACGCTGTGGGAGATCGACGGCGGCCTCGTCAGTTCGAACCAGCCCTCCGGACGGATCATCACGCTGCCCAACAGCGTCGTCCTCTCCTCGCACGTCGCCAACTACACCCGCGAGGAGTTTCCCTACGTCTGGAACGAGCTCACGGTCCAGGTCGCCTACGAGACCGAACTGGAGTACGCCCGCGAGCGGATGATCACCATCGCCGACGACTATCTGGGCGACGAGATGGCCGCCCGGATCGAGACCTACCGGGAACGGCTCTCCGAGACGCCGGTGGAGCTGGAGGTCCGGGACCGCCCCTCGGTCAACGTCGTCCAGCAGGAGTCGTGGGTCGAGCTGCGACTGCGCTACCTCGTCCACCCGCGGCGGGGCCAGCGGGTCCGCAACGAACTGTACGAGCGGATCCTCGCCGACTTCAACGAGGCACCGGATCGGGTCCGGTTCCCCGTCAGCCGGAACCGGTAG
- a CDS encoding DICT sensory domain-containing protein, translating to MSLSELIAGVEDHEKRLIVFNAGDDATADLRRQFSDRNVAVTAEETVSGRPGEFVALSDEDGVIAAASLEQFTDRLARNDRPIGVEQSPYRPILDELDETMFTSWSIGQMMAATREIEDRAFRVGRGSLHAGFQTVSTLAGELDRYEQLGDGAIDVHAYAAPDEERPETDNFTLHIERATEIEESWFVVFDGGGDDGQKCALLAEERAPREFYGFWTYDADTVDWILEHLRSTYGRIEQ from the coding sequence ATGTCGCTTTCGGAACTCATCGCCGGGGTCGAAGACCACGAGAAACGACTCATCGTGTTCAACGCCGGAGATGACGCGACCGCCGACCTTCGGCGGCAGTTTTCCGACCGAAACGTCGCCGTCACGGCCGAGGAGACGGTCAGTGGACGGCCCGGGGAGTTCGTCGCTCTGAGTGACGAGGACGGGGTGATCGCGGCGGCCAGTCTCGAACAGTTCACCGATCGACTCGCTCGAAACGACCGGCCCATCGGCGTCGAACAGAGCCCGTATCGTCCGATCCTCGACGAACTCGACGAGACGATGTTCACGTCCTGGAGCATCGGACAGATGATGGCCGCGACCAGAGAGATCGAAGACCGGGCGTTCCGCGTCGGTCGCGGCTCGCTCCACGCCGGTTTCCAGACGGTGTCGACGCTGGCGGGGGAACTCGACAGGTACGAGCAGCTGGGCGACGGCGCGATAGACGTACACGCCTACGCCGCACCCGACGAGGAGCGCCCAGAGACCGACAACTTCACGCTCCACATCGAGCGTGCGACCGAGATCGAGGAGTCGTGGTTCGTCGTCTTCGACGGCGGCGGCGACGACGGTCAGAAGTGCGCGCTGCTGGCCGAAGAACGGGCCCCGAGAGAGTTCTACGGCTTCTGGACGTACGACGCGGACACCGTCGACTGGATCCTCGAACACCTGCGCTCGACGTACGGACGTATCGAGCAATAG
- a CDS encoding chemotaxis protein CheC — protein sequence MSLMIDIRKLGLFNKMAKEGGNTVANHLSQMTGMETEMEITKINFIDIPDIKTHIGDERQIGISIRMLEPPHGYILFLFNAENAKKLASGMIGDMGETSDATDGFTDMERSAIQEIGNIMTSGFIDGWANVLETTIDISTPNFTFGPGSGMVDELVGDRETDMALMFDSRVHALESDINVKVYTFPELDELVELMQEIEV from the coding sequence ATGAGCCTGATGATCGATATCCGGAAGCTGGGGCTGTTCAACAAGATGGCGAAGGAGGGCGGCAACACCGTCGCGAACCACCTGAGCCAGATGACTGGGATGGAAACGGAGATGGAGATCACCAAGATCAACTTCATCGACATCCCCGACATCAAGACCCACATCGGTGACGAACGCCAGATCGGGATCTCGATCCGGATGCTCGAACCCCCACACGGCTACATCCTCTTCCTGTTCAACGCCGAGAACGCGAAGAAGCTGGCCAGCGGGATGATCGGCGACATGGGCGAGACAAGCGACGCCACCGACGGCTTCACCGACATGGAGCGGTCCGCGATCCAGGAGATCGGCAACATCATGACCAGCGGCTTCATCGACGGCTGGGCGAACGTCCTGGAGACGACCATCGACATCTCGACGCCGAACTTCACCTTCGGCCCCGGCAGCGGGATGGTCGACGAGCTCGTCGGCGACCGCGAGACGGACATGGCGCTGATGTTCGACTCTCGCGTTCACGCGCTGGAGTCAGACATCAACGTCAAGGTGTACACCTTCCCCGAACTCGACGAACTGGTCGAACTGATGCAGGAGATCGAAGTATAG
- a CDS encoding DUF7827 domain-containing protein, whose protein sequence is MTAATPGGRSLRSLWLATLLVVSACCVPGLLVGTAAAANSPTAPEISGNPAVTIDESATRTVDVSFEVTNLNENQSGGPVDFTVAPGEGVTATSVSAVSVSGDGVVVSDASVDGGEVSFALNQSTRAYDPETITLHNVVLAADEVSFPDLAANLSVSVIDAGGSNASVTNVDAIRINETATPEFLYAPNVTDADDDGTLSAGEKLTVSGEVAPTPVQPSEIRATGANVTANGGYVTSDSVWTSDTPVGQSRVLFHGFFTSSQRVDTVEVTFANEPPNSLRVQHGATREIVTPTNRTVRANVSGGESSLVLLDDRDESSTHHLQVSDIDLYRNGSKIDESWGYTGFTTRVESGVADELSSPDGDWETRMPLASNYAFVDVVLDEPQPITGLRLDQAPSNYSSNGTVRLLNTTGGDRNHVANWDRNVTSAETELSIPATSADTVQLRSTRSAADRPWTIEQITPLVEPTADTTSVTIDASSIGAGTVDATVENGSFAATIQPDVSSVEDGTYTLPVTITDEDGNSRTIQSTSVTVAKAPEQSVAIEERIVSGPADGSMAINVSLVDTDRATISISHEQSDYRSTSVIEDDSGDGTVTVQFDPSSDSNTITTANPSDTVGHLSLSPVPETSDGDYLVRTKPVLNDSGPFPVADSALLSFGTPEPDVSGQPTIALRDSGGDGVLDDGESLTAVVDSTQSLDPDRTAVAATNQSTGTNVSSNSRPIALETDQLTWISDHSLDSARYEIVLQPDGPRPISGVEIAHANGSAMPEHVAVIVTDADGKEQVYNRSLASRNETLTIPTTEAKALRIVDRDRTRTRSWHVTDLSFVVPGGAYETGTINATSLGAGTVVMSEGQSGALSATFEPDLSVTSRDEAQLPVTLTSYDDRFFLGVSESISIASSTDAGQDDGGGGDSGDQTDSNDDGTDGNDDGPSRETGDGVSGGSTAPTGPVSSGSTGTNVDIEIVDVTLANQTIEPDSDVQLNITVENAGNADGSETVLVTAGEHRWTTDVTVPSQERKTVSIRRSLSQAGSYTVESGDVSAGTLTVTASKPVSNETTTPTPVSTVDSTDTETAVETVSADQTDTPAKSPPPTDRTTPEETVTETLAEGGAQARATTETTSESGPIGLGTALASLSVLFLTLYRRTV, encoded by the coding sequence ATGACGGCAGCGACACCAGGTGGGCGCTCGCTGCGGTCGCTGTGGCTCGCTACGCTACTCGTCGTCTCCGCGTGCTGTGTGCCCGGGCTACTCGTTGGGACCGCAGCGGCCGCGAACAGTCCGACAGCGCCCGAAATCAGCGGTAACCCGGCTGTCACGATCGACGAGAGCGCCACCCGCACGGTCGACGTAAGCTTCGAGGTGACAAACCTCAACGAGAATCAGTCGGGCGGACCAGTCGATTTCACTGTCGCTCCCGGCGAGGGCGTCACAGCCACCAGTGTCAGTGCAGTCTCGGTGAGCGGTGACGGAGTGGTGGTCTCAGACGCGAGCGTCGATGGAGGCGAAGTCTCCTTCGCTCTCAACCAGAGCACTCGTGCGTACGATCCAGAGACGATCACACTCCACAACGTAGTGCTCGCTGCCGACGAGGTCTCTTTCCCCGATCTCGCAGCAAACCTCTCGGTGTCCGTCATCGACGCCGGTGGCTCCAATGCGTCCGTCACGAACGTCGACGCGATTCGGATCAACGAGACAGCGACGCCGGAATTTCTGTACGCACCGAACGTCACGGATGCCGACGACGACGGAACACTCTCCGCTGGTGAGAAGCTCACAGTGAGTGGCGAAGTTGCCCCGACACCTGTCCAACCGAGTGAGATCCGTGCGACGGGCGCAAACGTGACAGCAAACGGTGGCTACGTGACAAGCGACTCAGTGTGGACCAGCGACACACCGGTCGGCCAATCGAGAGTCCTCTTTCACGGGTTCTTCACGTCGAGCCAGCGCGTCGATACTGTCGAGGTGACCTTCGCGAACGAGCCGCCGAACTCACTGCGCGTCCAGCACGGAGCGACCCGAGAGATAGTCACTCCGACGAATCGAACTGTCCGAGCGAACGTCTCTGGTGGTGAATCGAGTCTCGTGCTACTCGACGACAGAGACGAGTCGAGCACCCACCATCTGCAGGTTTCGGACATCGATCTGTATCGGAACGGATCGAAGATCGACGAATCGTGGGGCTACACCGGATTCACGACTCGTGTCGAAAGCGGGGTCGCGGACGAACTCTCATCTCCGGACGGTGACTGGGAGACGCGGATGCCTCTCGCGTCGAACTATGCGTTCGTCGACGTAGTCCTCGACGAGCCACAGCCGATCACTGGTCTCCGCCTCGACCAAGCACCAAGCAATTATTCGTCGAATGGCACTGTTCGACTCTTGAATACCACAGGCGGAGATCGCAACCACGTCGCCAACTGGGACCGCAACGTCACCAGTGCCGAGACGGAGCTCTCGATCCCTGCGACGAGTGCTGACACGGTTCAACTACGCTCCACTCGCTCGGCGGCCGACCGGCCGTGGACGATCGAGCAGATCACGCCACTCGTCGAGCCGACTGCCGACACCACTTCGGTTACGATCGACGCTTCCAGTATCGGTGCCGGGACCGTCGATGCAACCGTCGAAAATGGATCGTTCGCGGCGACGATCCAGCCCGATGTCTCGTCTGTCGAAGACGGCACGTACACCTTGCCAGTGACGATCACCGACGAGGATGGCAACAGTCGAACGATCCAGTCGACGTCCGTAACCGTCGCGAAGGCACCTGAACAATCGGTTGCTATCGAGGAACGTATCGTCTCTGGACCTGCAGACGGTTCGATGGCGATCAACGTCTCGCTGGTGGACACCGACCGAGCGACGATCTCGATCAGCCACGAGCAATCAGACTACAGGTCTACCAGTGTGATTGAGGACGACTCCGGAGACGGGACTGTGACGGTCCAGTTCGATCCATCGAGTGACTCGAATACCATCACCACTGCGAATCCAAGCGACACCGTTGGACACCTCTCTCTCAGCCCCGTTCCGGAAACCTCCGATGGTGACTACCTTGTCAGAACGAAGCCAGTCCTCAACGACTCAGGTCCGTTCCCGGTCGCGGATAGTGCCCTGCTCTCCTTTGGAACACCCGAGCCAGATGTCTCTGGGCAGCCCACGATTGCACTCCGAGACAGCGGCGGGGACGGCGTGTTAGATGACGGAGAGTCGCTCACCGCAGTCGTCGACAGTACACAGTCGCTCGATCCAGATCGGACTGCAGTGGCGGCGACGAATCAGTCGACTGGAACGAACGTCAGTTCGAACAGTCGCCCCATTGCGCTGGAGACCGACCAGTTGACCTGGATCTCGGATCACTCGCTCGACTCGGCGAGATACGAAATCGTCTTGCAGCCCGATGGGCCGCGTCCGATCTCTGGCGTCGAGATCGCACACGCGAACGGATCGGCGATGCCCGAACACGTCGCAGTCATCGTGACCGACGCCGACGGAAAAGAGCAGGTCTATAACCGCTCGCTCGCGAGTCGGAACGAGACGCTCACGATTCCGACGACCGAGGCGAAAGCGCTTCGGATCGTCGATCGCGACCGAACGAGGACTCGATCCTGGCATGTCACTGACCTCTCGTTCGTCGTCCCTGGCGGTGCGTACGAGACGGGAACGATTAACGCAACGTCACTCGGTGCCGGGACCGTTGTGATGAGCGAGGGCCAGAGCGGAGCGCTCAGTGCGACGTTCGAACCTGACCTCTCCGTTACGTCCCGTGATGAAGCGCAGCTGCCGGTCACTCTCACCAGCTACGACGATCGCTTTTTCCTCGGGGTGAGCGAGTCGATCTCGATCGCATCGTCGACAGATGCCGGGCAAGACGACGGTGGGGGTGGCGACTCCGGTGACCAGACCGACAGCAACGACGATGGGACCGACGGTAACGACGACGGACCAAGCCGTGAGACCGGCGACGGCGTTTCCGGTGGGTCGACTGCACCGACTGGTCCCGTCTCCTCGGGGAGCACCGGTACGAACGTCGACATCGAGATCGTCGACGTGACACTGGCGAACCAGACCATCGAACCGGATTCGGACGTTCAACTGAACATCACGGTCGAGAACGCCGGCAACGCGGACGGAAGCGAGACAGTTCTGGTTACTGCGGGTGAGCACCGCTGGACGACCGACGTGACCGTGCCGTCGCAGGAACGCAAGACAGTCAGCATTCGACGGTCGCTCTCGCAGGCAGGATCGTATACGGTCGAATCCGGGGACGTCAGTGCCGGGACACTCACGGTGACGGCGTCGAAGCCGGTATCGAACGAGACTACGACGCCAACACCGGTATCGACGGTCGACTCGACAGATACCGAGACTGCAGTCGAGACGGTGTCGGCCGACCAGACTGACACACCGGCCAAGTCACCGCCTCCAACGGATCGAACGACGCCCGAAGAGACGGTGACGGAGACGCTCGCCGAGGGTGGTGCACAAGCACGTGCGACGACAGAGACCACCAGCGAGAGCGGACCGATCGGACTGGGGACGGCGCTCGCTTCGCTTTCGGTGCTGTTCCTTACGCTCTACCGGCGGACAGTATAG
- a CDS encoding O-methyltransferase has translation MPDDPLPDVTEEFARTLAPGRDDVIRAMDERADREGFPTVGPAVGGWLRLLARAVDAERVFEFGSGYGYSAYWVASAIPADGEIVLTEIDADELDDARENLAAGGFEDRAHFEHGDAIETVDAYDGPFDLVLIDNEKDRYAEAFEAVREKVAPGGIVAADNAIEAGPIDFEDVRALLAGDAVDATASSHGIADYLATVRDDPDFETSLLPLGEGMAVSIRV, from the coding sequence ATGCCTGACGATCCGCTGCCCGACGTGACCGAGGAGTTCGCGCGAACGCTGGCACCCGGCCGTGACGACGTGATCCGTGCGATGGACGAGCGCGCCGACCGCGAGGGCTTTCCCACCGTCGGCCCGGCAGTCGGGGGGTGGCTCCGCCTGCTCGCCCGGGCCGTCGACGCCGAGCGCGTCTTCGAGTTCGGCTCTGGCTACGGCTACTCGGCGTACTGGGTCGCGTCGGCGATCCCGGCGGACGGCGAGATCGTCCTGACCGAGATCGACGCCGACGAACTGGACGACGCGCGTGAGAACCTCGCGGCGGGCGGGTTCGAGGATCGCGCGCACTTCGAACACGGCGACGCCATCGAGACCGTCGACGCGTACGACGGCCCCTTCGACCTCGTGTTGATCGACAACGAGAAGGACCGCTACGCCGAGGCTTTCGAGGCCGTTCGCGAGAAGGTCGCGCCCGGCGGGATCGTCGCCGCCGACAACGCCATCGAAGCGGGGCCGATCGACTTCGAGGACGTGCGCGCGCTCCTGGCGGGCGACGCCGTCGACGCGACGGCGTCGAGCCACGGGATCGCCGACTACCTGGCGACGGTCCGAGACGATCCCGACTTCGAGACCAGTCTGCTCCCGCTCGGTGAGGGGATGGCCGTCTCGATCCGGGTCTGA
- a CDS encoding BtpA/SgcQ family protein: protein MTETALGAIRPLVGMVHLPALPGAPGFEDREAVREHALADARTLADVGVDALVVENFGDAPFYPDDVPAHVVAEMTAVTRAITDAVDCPVGVNVLRNDATAAVSVAAAADADFVRVNVHTGARLTDQGIVEGRAHETVRLRERIDADVSILADVAVKHSAPLAARGVAEIVGDTIERGHADGVVVSGVGTGSETDAPDVEAVAAARDAVDPTVPVFVGSGVTSETAASLLDIADGLIVGTALKAGGAVENPVDRDRVAQLVAAVR from the coding sequence ATGACCGAAACTGCACTCGGAGCGATCCGACCGCTCGTCGGGATGGTCCACCTGCCGGCACTGCCCGGCGCGCCCGGCTTCGAGGACCGAGAGGCGGTCCGGGAACACGCGCTGGCAGACGCTCGCACGCTCGCCGACGTGGGCGTCGACGCGCTGGTCGTCGAGAACTTCGGCGACGCGCCGTTCTACCCCGACGACGTACCGGCCCACGTCGTCGCCGAGATGACGGCCGTGACGCGTGCGATCACCGACGCCGTCGACTGCCCCGTCGGCGTCAACGTCCTGCGAAACGACGCCACGGCAGCGGTCTCGGTCGCCGCAGCGGCCGATGCCGACTTCGTCCGCGTGAACGTCCATACCGGCGCACGCCTGACGGACCAGGGTATCGTCGAGGGACGGGCCCACGAGACGGTCCGCCTGCGCGAGCGCATCGACGCGGACGTGTCCATCCTCGCCGACGTGGCGGTCAAACACTCGGCCCCGCTGGCAGCACGTGGCGTCGCCGAGATCGTCGGCGACACGATCGAGCGCGGTCACGCCGACGGGGTCGTCGTCTCGGGGGTCGGGACGGGGAGCGAGACCGACGCGCCGGACGTGGAGGCCGTCGCCGCCGCACGGGACGCTGTCGACCCGACCGTCCCGGTGTTCGTCGGCAGCGGCGTGACGAGCGAGACGGCCGCCTCGCTGCTCGACATCGCCGACGGGCTGATCGTCGGAACGGCGCTCAAAGCCGGTGGCGCGGTCGAGAACCCGGTCGATCGCGACCGCGTGGCCCAACTCGTGGCCGCGGTCCGCTGA
- a CDS encoding 2-oxoacid:acceptor oxidoreductase subunit alpha, with product MTDNELIWRIAGGSGDGIDSTSQNFAKALMRSGLDVFTHRHYPSRIRGGHTFVEVRAGDEDVRSRGDGYNFLLALGDSFARNPQDEAYYGDEEVKPLSENLHDLREGGVIVYDEGLLDEDAIAELNLEARAEENDWHVYPMNLREMAREHGREVMRNTAGVAVTAALLDTDPAFFEELMRENMSGDILEDNLAVLEDAYERAEELEHTHDITMPEAEDHDDEQVLLSGSNAIAYGALDEGCRFIAGYPMTPWTDVFTIMSQHLPKFGGISEQVEDEIAAAALALGASHAGVKSMSGSSGGGFALMSEPLGLAEMTETPVVLVEAMRAGPSTGMPTKPEQADLEHVLYTSQGDSARVVFAPANIRECYDQTRAAFRIAYEYQIPSIVIYDQKLQGELRNVDESFFDREPNADPGSVLTEEEIADAAHHASGKFQRFQHEPEDGSNVSPRSVPGQKDGRYLATGNEHNPSGHISEDPDNRIAQMNRRLDKLDDIRADLDENTSHQTYHGPEDADYGILVWGSHQDTVFEAVDRLNDGGHSVKALGVSDMAPYPVEEVSAWLESVDEALVVEMNASAQFRGLTQKEIGRFGPKLSSLLKYNGNPFEPAEIVEGFETSINGEDLAASNMKYLPAAGD from the coding sequence ATGACAGATAATGAACTAATCTGGCGAATCGCTGGCGGTTCCGGTGACGGGATCGACTCGACGAGCCAAAACTTCGCAAAGGCCCTGATGCGCTCGGGACTTGACGTTTTCACGCATCGTCACTATCCCTCGCGCATCCGAGGCGGCCACACGTTCGTAGAGGTACGCGCAGGCGACGAAGACGTACGCTCGCGCGGTGACGGCTACAACTTCCTCCTCGCCCTCGGTGACTCCTTCGCACGGAACCCACAGGACGAAGCCTACTACGGCGACGAGGAAGTCAAGCCGCTCTCGGAGAACCTCCACGATCTCCGGGAGGGTGGCGTCATCGTCTACGACGAGGGACTCCTCGACGAGGACGCCATCGCCGAGCTGAACCTCGAAGCGCGTGCCGAGGAGAACGACTGGCACGTCTACCCGATGAACCTCCGCGAGATGGCCCGCGAACACGGTCGCGAGGTCATGCGCAACACCGCTGGCGTCGCCGTCACGGCGGCGCTGCTGGATACGGACCCGGCCTTCTTCGAGGAGCTCATGCGAGAGAACATGTCGGGCGACATCCTCGAAGACAACCTCGCGGTGCTCGAAGACGCCTACGAGCGAGCCGAGGAACTCGAACACACCCACGATATCACGATGCCGGAAGCGGAAGACCACGACGACGAGCAGGTCCTCCTCTCCGGATCGAACGCTATCGCCTACGGTGCCCTCGACGAGGGCTGTCGCTTCATCGCTGGCTACCCCATGACGCCGTGGACCGACGTGTTCACGATCATGTCCCAGCACCTGCCGAAGTTCGGCGGGATCTCCGAGCAGGTCGAAGACGAGATCGCCGCGGCGGCGCTGGCACTCGGTGCCAGCCACGCTGGCGTCAAGTCGATGTCCGGCTCCTCGGGCGGTGGCTTCGCACTGATGTCCGAACCGCTCGGTCTCGCCGAGATGACCGAGACGCCGGTCGTGCTCGTCGAAGCGATGCGCGCCGGCCCCTCGACCGGGATGCCGACCAAGCCCGAGCAGGCCGACCTCGAACACGTCCTGTACACGAGTCAGGGCGACTCGGCTCGCGTCGTCTTCGCACCCGCCAACATCCGGGAGTGCTACGACCAGACGCGAGCGGCCTTCCGGATCGCCTACGAGTACCAGATCCCGTCGATCGTGATCTACGACCAGAAGCTCCAGGGCGAGCTTCGCAACGTCGACGAGAGCTTCTTCGACCGCGAGCCAAACGCCGACCCCGGCTCCGTGCTCACCGAAGAGGAGATCGCCGACGCGGCCCACCACGCGTCGGGCAAGTTCCAGCGCTTCCAGCACGAACCGGAGGACGGCTCCAACGTGAGCCCGCGCTCGGTGCCCGGCCAGAAGGACGGCCGCTACCTCGCGACCGGCAACGAACACAACCCGTCGGGCCACATCAGCGAGGACCCCGACAACCGGATCGCACAGATGAACCGTCGGCTGGACAAGCTCGACGACATCCGTGCTGACTTAGACGAGAACACGTCCCACCAGACCTACCACGGTCCGGAGGACGCCGACTACGGCATCCTCGTGTGGGGCAGCCACCAGGACACCGTCTTCGAGGCCGTCGACCGTCTCAACGACGGCGGCCACTCCGTGAAGGCACTCGGCGTCTCCGATATGGCACCCTACCCCGTCGAAGAGGTCTCGGCGTGGCTCGAATCCGTCGACGAGGCGCTCGTCGTCGAGATGAACGCCAGCGCACAGTTCCGCGGCCTCACGCAGAAGGAGATCGGCCGCTTCGGTCCGAAACTCTCCAGTCTGCTGAAGTACAACGGGAACCCGTTCGAACCGGCGGAGATCGTCGAGGGCTTCGAGACCAGCATCAACGGCGAGGATCTCGCCGCGAGCAACATGAAGTACCTCCCAGCGGCAGGTGACTAA
- a CDS encoding acyl-CoA dehydrogenase family protein: MDLLEETVVPEEARDIKQEAREFAAEHIEPNAQEYYERGEYPVDILEEGMEAGLVAQDIGEEYGGRGLSLQQVLAMAEEFYKADAGIALTLQLASFGAEMLEDHGNEEQKEEYLRPVAENEQLTGLAVSEPETGSDMAGMQTTAEKDGDEYVLNGEKYWIGNGVEADWVTVYAKTGDDPNNRYGNYSLFIVPTDTDGYDAEHIPEKMGFRASKQAHIVFDDCRVPEENVIGHEGAGFYMLAEFFNHGRVIVAGHGLGLAAAAIEEAWEFVHDREAFGKSVDEFQAVQHKLADMRMEFESARALTWRAADKVANQEDAGFWAAMAKTKATEVSTQCAEKGMQLHGGRSVLTENRISRVYRDVRIPVIYEGANDIQRNLIYSQTPQ; this comes from the coding sequence ATGGATCTCCTAGAAGAGACAGTCGTTCCCGAAGAAGCACGGGACATCAAACAGGAAGCCCGTGAGTTCGCAGCGGAACACATCGAACCGAACGCCCAGGAGTACTACGAGCGCGGCGAGTACCCGGTCGACATCCTGGAGGAGGGGATGGAAGCCGGGCTGGTCGCACAGGACATCGGCGAGGAGTACGGCGGGCGCGGGCTCTCCCTCCAGCAGGTCCTCGCGATGGCCGAGGAGTTCTACAAGGCCGACGCCGGCATCGCTCTGACCCTACAGCTCGCGAGCTTCGGCGCGGAGATGCTCGAAGACCACGGCAACGAGGAACAGAAAGAGGAGTACCTCCGTCCGGTCGCGGAGAACGAACAGCTCACCGGCCTGGCCGTCTCGGAGCCCGAGACCGGGAGCGACATGGCCGGGATGCAGACGACGGCGGAGAAAGACGGCGACGAGTACGTCCTCAACGGCGAGAAGTACTGGATCGGCAACGGCGTCGAAGCCGACTGGGTCACGGTCTACGCCAAGACCGGCGACGACCCCAACAACCGCTACGGCAACTACTCGCTGTTCATCGTCCCGACCGACACCGACGGCTACGACGCCGAGCACATCCCGGAGAAGATGGGGTTCCGTGCGTCCAAACAGGCCCACATCGTCTTCGACGACTGCCGGGTTCCCGAGGAGAACGTCATCGGCCACGAGGGCGCTGGCTTCTACATGCTCGCGGAGTTCTTCAACCACGGCCGCGTGATCGTCGCCGGCCACGGCCTCGGACTGGCCGCGGCCGCCATCGAGGAGGCGTGGGAGTTCGTCCACGACCGCGAAGCCTTCGGCAAGTCCGTCGACGAGTTCCAGGCGGTCCAGCACAAGCTCGCGGACATGCGCATGGAGTTCGAGTCCGCCCGTGCACTCACGTGGCGCGCGGCCGACAAGGTGGCCAACCAGGAGGACGCGGGATTCTGGGCGGCCATGGCCAAGACGAAGGCGACCGAAGTGTCGACCCAGTGTGCCGAGAAGGGGATGCAGCTCCACGGCGGCCGTTCGGTCCTGACCGAGAACCGGATCTCTCGGGTCTACCGCGACGTGCGCATCCCGGTCATCTACGAGGGCGCGAACGACATCCAGCGCAATCTCATCTACAGTCAGACGCCCCAGTAA